Genomic segment of Sebastes umbrosus isolate fSebUmb1 chromosome 19, fSebUmb1.pri, whole genome shotgun sequence:
GTTTCTATCCCTTTGGTTCTACTGGTGGGCTTTAaggaacaaacacagacacacagagctgctgtaCAGACTTAAAACATGCTGTTGTTTAGTCTCCAGTTAAAATGTcccttccttctcctccagttctGCTCAGCTGTCAGCTTCAGTTCTGTACTTGTGTGTTCGGGAGGTTTAGCTGAATCCGTCGTTCCACTCCATCACTTTATCGTACTCCTGGATCTTCTGTTTGATGTGCGACAGTTTGCTCTTCAGATACTCGCAGCGCTCCTTCTTCTCCAGGAAAGTCGGGTCCTGGTTTGATGAAGCAGAAACGCAGATgagaatataaattaaattaaggttTTGTTTTCTGGCTTTTCACTTTGATAATTATTAACTGTATTATTTCAAGTGTTCAGTAGAAATTATTCACATTCTGACTATTTAGAGATGCACGATACACTGTCGGGCTCGATAAATTATCGGCCGATAATACCAAGCCAAATTGTTGTCATTGACGTAACAAGCGCAGCAATTACACACTCCAATACAGTTGGTTTTGCGATCCGCCaataaacacagaagaagacaaagaagaagaagaagaaaaagatgatgaagaagaagaagaggggagaagaagaagaagaagatgatgaagaagaagaggaagaagacgacgacgaagaaaaagaagaagacgaagaagaagacgaagaagaggaagaagacaaacacgaaaaagacaaaaaagacacagaagaagacaaaaaaaaggaagaagatgAAAAAGAAGTGTCTCAATGAGAGTTTTTTacttggttaaataaaggatatataagacgacaaagaagaagatgaagaagaagaggaagacaaaGAAGACGTAGGaggaaaatgtccgaaaataaatGTCTatatcccacatacaccgtcctgctgccactaatactcactagagcaccacatATCTTCACTGACAAACACAAAGCCTTGATGTGTACTTCTAGAATATGAACATGAGCAGCAGATAAACAGTGGATTCAAAACATGAACAAGACAACAGGCTCACATTTTTCTTCCTCTGGTAGTCCTCCAGGATTCTGTGAATGCGATCAAACTCCTgcaagaagagaaagagactgTATTAAACTGAAGTCGATCCATTGAGGAGTGAACTGCAGGACTCAACGTATGAATATGAGGTGATTGTGGATGGAGCAGAGAAGGAATTTGAGGGTGGAGGGGAAGTAGAGcgggaacaggaagtgcaaaCAGAGGAAGTTAGGAGATGAGGAAATGAGGCAcatttaaacaacaacaacactgagagCGTAAGAATCCAGACAGTCAGACTCCGACTAAAGGTTTCCTCAGCTCtcataaaatgtaaatcagaTTCAAAGGGCAACGACCTTTGCAAAGCACAGTCCAGTGTGCTGTGAGGTGGCGCTGCACTTTCAGTGTTACTGTGGTTGGTGAAGTCGTGACTACCAGGAGCACAGAAATAAAAGACTAAAGACGAGatactagggatgctcattttgaatttttttaaccgataaccggccctcgttaaccgattattaatcTTTAACTGACAAGAGTAGTGcgttgcatgcagcggtgcaccagctgcagcgtatgagcaaaacagacaactgagtccccagttcaccgtccgggagcgttactgtgccagccacgatgctgcgctTAGAGTCGTgaacacatgcagccactttccccgAACGTTAAGTCTCCACCGCTCCATTTATACCCCTTTCAGTTCTTTAGTTTAGCtgtgaggttgtcagctgtgtgtctgcccggcgtaacgttagcgagtgtctgacagatcgtgtgtgtgtttatgtgctacGTTTGCAGTTGTAGCTTTGCTtgtggcttcgtgctcgccgttgttacacacatacggtctgtcagcgcagcgtaacttcagcgagtgtccgacaggccgtgtatgtgtgtgttggcggtgagtgtggggttatcggtggcgttatagctgtgaacgtagctgtagcagtgtgtgtacagtttatttgtcagatTAGAGTACAGATAGAAACCAACACTCGACTGAGTGTAATTTTGAGAAGCGTAACCAATCACCATCTGGCTGGTCGGGTTCTGGGGCAGGCTGCGCATCATGGCGTCCATCTCATCGAACTTCTTGGCGGTAGCCTGCACCTCCGAGTGGAGCTCTTTGTACTCGGCGTACTGGTCGTTGAACACGGCTCGGTACTGGTCCCGCTCCTCGTCGGACCGGATCGTTGGGTACTTACTGCAGgacggagggagagaagaaCACAGAGATCAAACGACTGATCGAGGAAACAATCTCTGGATTTATCCATCCTCAGATAATCCTCAgataatccttagttgcagcccttctGTGTATTGTATCTCCGTATCCTGGCATACGGAGctcactgtacagtatattgtatctCCGTATCCTGGCATACAGAGctcactgtacagtatattgtatctCCGTATCCTGGCATACGGAGctcactgtacagtatattgtatctCCGTATCCTGGCATACGGAGctcactgtacagtatattgtatctCCGTATCCTGGCATACAGAGctcactgtacagtatattgtatctCCGTATCCTGGCATACAGAGctcactgtacagtatattgtatctCCGTATCCTGGCATACGGAGctcactgtacagtatattgtatctCCGTATCCTGGCATACAGAGctcactgtacagtatgttgtatcTCCGTATCCTGGCATACGGAGctcactgtacagtatattgtatctCCGTATCCTGGCATACGGAGctcactgtacagtatgttgtatcTACGTATCCTGGCATACGGAGCTCACTAGACAGTATATTGTACAGCATGTATTTTAGCAGAACGTACCCGATGTAGTCCGGCACAATAACAGGTTTGGGAATGTGTCCTGATGGAATCGTTCCCTGTAAGATGTGAGGTCGAACAGCTTTAGGAGTCGCCTGGATCGGGACCACTGAGGAGTCCTGGACCTGAACTGGAGCTCTGGGTGCAGGAGCTGAAACCGGAGCCATCTGAAGAGACACAGCAACAGACAAACAACCAAATCAAATGAACTGAGCAGATTGAGCAATACAGAGACAGCTCTCATTAACCTAGATGTGGATTTGTTGGATGCTGAATGTGCAGAGTCGGTGTTACAGGATGCTCACCAGTGATTGTGCAGCTCGCATGTCGGAGGGATGCATCTgtgtatataaaaacatataatccAGTTAACATGAAGCCAATAATGATGATTTACTATTGTAGGAgccaaaatgtgtatttagcctcattattatttgtttaggcTGCACACGTTCTTTTTGGTTACTATCACTTCCGTTAATTGTGCCAATGGGTTGTGGTTTCACTTGGATGGTGGGATTCAGAAAAAGAGGGTGAGCTGGGCTCCgatattttctgttgatttacagtAGTTATTCAGTATAATTATTGcttataagtagttttgtttaatttaaatttgGATAAAAGTGAccaaaatgtgactaaaactaagaAGCATTTTCATcttaagactaagactaaatctaaaatagctgtcaaaatgaacactgCATCGTACGGAGAGAGAACAAGAGTGGGATCAAATTTCTCGTCCGACTCTccgactcctcctcctccactgctgTAAGCCGGTGTGCAAATGATGTGGATTGCTGTTGCcttgctgtctgtgtgtgtgtgaacatgttttTAGTCCTCTAAGTGATAGATAGAgttctttaagtttaggaacAATCCCTGAGTGATTGTGAGGAATCCCAGAACCCAAACCTTTAAACAAGATCTCACCTCGTGGCCGTACTTCTCCTGGTATCTACGAGCGGCTTCATGTCTCCACAGCTTGAGACACACGATGGCTCCGATCAGATACACAACCAGAGTGACAAACAGGAAGATAATGGCGGCCGTCTGGCCCGCCTCCGTTCTGCAGAACGCTCCATTGATTCCATTGTTGAAGACCGGGTAGGAGCAGAGCCCTCCGCGGGTCGTGTCCCGGACGTAGACAATGCctggaaaacaaacagaaaacatgctataaaGAGGCAGCTCTAGTGGTAAAACACTTTTctgatatgtatgtatatatatatatacagatgcATTGCAGCTGCGTCTCCTACCTGCTGCCATGTAGAGGACTGCCAGCGCCAGGTTTAAGGTGAACTCGGTCAGAGGCCACCAGTTGGAGTCCAGCAGGATGGTGCGGTAGTACATGGTCATCCCCAGCACTAACATGATCACAGTCACCACCCAGGCCAGCCCCGCCACCACCAACACAAACGGCGTCTTGGGGCCGGAGTAGTAGGACCCGCCTGTGACGCCGCCGTACGCTCCTCCGGCGTACCCTCCTCCGGCGTACCCTCCTCCTGGAGACGAGTATCCGAACATGTTGAACCACTCGTTGTCTTTGTGGATGTAAGCACAGACGCAGGCGAACACCGCCGCTCCCAGCAGGAGCTCCACACATCCCAGAATCCTCAGCAGCCCCGCCCAGGACTTCATGTAGTCGTAGCGCTGATGGTACTCCTCCACCCGCTCGCTGTAGGTCAGACCCGTGCGGTAGGTGCGCCCTGACACGGACTCCGGGCCGTCCTGTGGTTCCAGAAGCTCCTTGTGTGAGTTGTAGCTGCCGCCCGAGCCGCCATACGGATCTCGGTACGATCCAGGAACGGAGGGGGAGGTCGGCGGAGAGCAGCGCACCCCCTCGCTggtactgttgttgttgttacatgACGAGGCAGGCATTGACCACGCCTGGTTGCTGCTGCGGTTGCTTCCTCTGAAGAAGTCCTTCCAGGAGTCCGGGATGAAGCGGTGGACCGGTTTAATGTCGAGGGCGGGGTCGTGGTCCGGGTCGGCGTTGCCCTCGCTGCCGCTGGGCTCGAACTCGGGGCCGACGGCAGGCTGGACTGGTAGAggcggaggagggagggggtcgGCGCTCTGGGCGAGGCGGACCGCTCTCTGATCCCTTAGCGGCGGCAGGTCGAAGGAGTCTGCTCGGGGTAAGGAGCCCGGTGGTACCTGGTCATAGTAGGGCGACTGGCGGACACGCTCAGTGCGTCCGTAAAAGCCTCCTCCATTGGACATGAGGATGGTGATGGTCCCtgaacgcacacacaaacattactTCAGTATTATTTAAATGCTGAGTGATAATTTTTCTTAACGCTGAAACAATTAGCTGCTAGACAGGAAattatttgtcaactattttgataatcgatcaattatttaagtcatttttcaagcagaaaTGCAAAATATTTTCTGCTTCCAGCTCCTCAAATAGGaagatttgttgcttttctctgGTTCATAAcactgtaaattaaatatctttgggttttggacaattTATAAATATCACCGTGAGTatatttcactgttttctgatgtttaATAGACCAAACGAATAACAGATTAAAGGATAGAGTCACATTTTCAAGTCTATGTTTTCAAGGTGACGTCCTTTAATGTCTTGTTTCattcaaccaacagtccaaaactcaaagatactAATTTTACTGTCATATTAAAcatagaaaagcagaaaatcctcacaaaTGACAAGCAGGAAATCAAGAATCAGGGTTGGGGGGATacaaatcgatacagcatagtatcgtgattaaggctgtcaaattaacgcgttaacgcaaatttgttttaacgccactaatttcttaaccCCCACCGAGaatgtttgcttttttgtttgaaaaacaattaatcgattatcaaaatgatGTTTCTGTCGATGGATTAATCGTCATCAATTCAAATCATAAACAGAACAAAGAAGGTAAAGAAAGAGGAAATGTAAAAAGGAAGAAGCCAGAAGGTCAAAACGATCCCAGACTGATGAGAAATCCAAAATTAAGACATTCAAGAGTATCGTTCATGCAAAAGTCAGTTTgctgcacatactgtacctaaCAGACACAGCTAACCCCCCAGTACCTGAGGTCACCAGAGAAAAAGCCCTCATGAGTGAAGATGTTATCCCACCGTCCTCCATGCAAGCTGAGTCAAGAATGCATTTTTGTGCTGCAACCAAATACGCAGCTCAAACCtgcttgttgttgttattgtcgtAGTAATAACCGCTCATGTGTGAACGCTCAACTTACCGGTTAGCTGTTGCAgacagcacaaaaacacattcttgACAACCAATCAGCCCTTAAAAGCCCATTTCCTTAATGATCTCGAGAGGTTAAAAGATAATATGAACTGTGCTTGAATACCTCTTTCACACGCAGTCACTCAACACGACTTACATTGGCCTGCAGGTCAGAATGCAAACCTGGTAAGAACATACAGAGTGAGCCGAGGATTCgcctgtaaacacacaaacacatgaagaAGGTGGACTTTATTAAGGCTGACactaataaacaataaacaccaaagtcacGTCTTCATtgttcaaaaatatatattcagtttacagcgATATAAAACTACATGAAAGACGCTAGAAAGAGAATGTTTGACTCCCAATATGCCGTTTTCACAGCAGTCATTTGAACATGATTGCAGGACAAACAAAGGTgtaattattaacattaattCTGGCCTTGTTCTACTGAGGTGTGCCAGAGCTCTGCTATTGTTCATGCTGGTTCACTGGAATGATTGTGACACACTCAATTCAATGGgaacataattaatttgatcaacTACACCTCCTGTGTTTATCTTCTGATATGTTaacatggctgctgggaaaAGGGTCGATTAGATGTTGACTGTAGAAGATCATACCAGAAAATTAATTgacaactattttaataatttgttatttttgtcacAGTTCTAGCTTCATAAATGTGAAGACTTGCTgctttaataatgttaatatattaataataatgttgaggtTTGGACTAAACAAACATAGTGAAGgcgtcactttgggctctgagtaatggagaaaataatcagcagattaatccataatgaaaataattatcaagATGAGCTCCACCTTAAACAACTACAACAGGAAAATCATGCTTTTACATTAacgcattaataataataatctaatggtTGAATataatactttaactacattttactgatataCTATTATTTATGTAAcatattttcaatgcaggacttttacgtgcaacagagtatttttacagtgtagtattagtacttttactgaagtaaataaAGTATTTGAAAACTTCCTCAACCACTGATGATTTCACTGAATCTGCGCTTCAGCAACACTGACGGATTAAACTCTCcatcagtatataaagtaatacaaaaaatagttACACCTTTACCTGCTGcaatattaaagtgatgaacacattaatgcatcaattattctgaaatgggctaTTCTGCATGACgagtgtttttacttttttaatacttaaagtacattttcctttacttaagtaacagattttaaatgcagggcttttacttgtaacagagcactgagagggaacattttactgcacaatgagtacttttaggCTACTTTgcatactttaagtacattctGCTgatacatttacttaagtaaagttgtcgatgcaggacttttacttgtggtggagtattttcacagtgtggtattaatatttttacttaatataatattaatcatAAAACATAATCTATAATAGTAAagcactgagagggaacattttactgcacaatgaataattcaacttttaatactttaagtatattttgataatacttgtatttgtagtggagtattttcacattgtggtattagtactaCCTTtaatagtacagtacagtaatattaatccaaaaaCAAGATATATAATAGTGactgagtatttttactttttaataattaaagtacattttcttaATAATACTACTAAGGTTTTAATGCATACCTTTTCATGAAGTATTTTTAGTGTGgtattaatattttttacttaataTAACATTAATCATAAAACATcatatagtaaaacactgacagggaataTTTTACTGCATGAGTACGTTtactttttaataatttaaatacaCTTTCCTGATAATACATACTTTAATTTAGgtgaggttttgaatgcaggactttaactcGTAGTGGAGTATTTGTACAGTGtgttattagtacttttactgcagtaaagatGTGAATACTTCCTCCTAGTATAACAGCTCACATACTAATACATCATCAGGTAGTCAGACAGACTCCTCCTGGATGAGGAAACTGGTTTATACTAATACAGGAGTCTATAACCATGATATAATAACATGACACTTATTATATATAGactgtatttatataatataaagtaatatatataGTACTACTGAAGGCCTGTAACGTTACAACAGCAGCTGGCTCTCAGCCAGAACTCAACTAAACCCTTTAGTTTGACTCCATGTGAAGTTATTATcgtgttttatgttattttattaaagtaATAGAGTGTGTAGATTAATAAAATGTTGCTTTAGTTGAGTGTTTTAACAGGTTTAGTTTAGTAACaacgacagcagcagcaggttaacttcaccagaagaagaagagtccgTTACACCAACAACACGTTACATTTACTGACTTTTAACCTTTAAAAAGTCACGTTTAAAAGTATAAACTACTCCTAATCGATACCTGAGTAAACACACGGATCAATAGTTGTGATTATTTGATGTAAAAGCAGCTTTTAGTGAGTTTAACTCACCTtgttctctctccttcctcctcctcctcttcttcttcttctactctctTATTTCAGTACAGGTttctagtgatgtgtcggtgaCAAACGAGTCGGTTCATTGAGCCGGTTCTTTTaggtgaacgataagagccggttcttttaagtgaacgataagagccggctcttttaagtgaacgataagagccggctcccatccgagagacgttttttttttttctttctttaattaaatcaaggcagaatgataggatgatcttctccgcgccacgggcactccatgcactgatggtacgtgtccacaggctccgtcctttccacgcttcccattcattgtctatgtaagcagctgtgcagcaatgcattctggtagcgtggtggCACGATTTGAGAGACGGGGCATCACGTTGgacgctcctcatttgcataaagttgagggctcgtctatTTTACGCAAATCAAGgacgtccgacgcgactcgccgtctttcgaaactcccgagaatcttttaaaataaacgttgttgatccaaaataaaaacagattcagcaactgttTGGCTTATttatcgcctcaaatgttttcagaaacacatttcggtgaactattttcgtgaaataattTTCGTCATCATCATAACGAGCCTCCATGTTGGTCTGATTTGAAATCCGGGAGAGGACAGCCCACAAGGGGaagcgtttgtccaatcaggtgcagCCGGAAGTATTTGAAATAAAGCCGGGAAAACGTCACCGCCCAGTATTGGTCAATCATCTATCGTGTCAACGCCTAGCAGCACGCCCACCAAGTATCCAATGTTGGGAaacgtcgcgtcccctcgcgataaaaaacgcccctgtggacacgtaccatcagagtttgtttttcctttcttaGCTGACtgttcttggtgagctgagccaaatgatctggctcaataaaaagagccggaattcccatcccCACAGGTTTCCCTCTGACGCAACCACGTGACCTGCCCATCCCCGTGACGTCACTCAGAGAGTGGAAGGGGAAATGTACCTGTTGTAAAACAACACCTGAGGAAGCAGCCACACACTGATACTGGGACTAATGTACTCACTTATGAACAGAGAAGTATTACTCAACTACTGTTTCGAGGTACTACTTCCACTCTACAGACTTCCTGTccacccttacaaaaaagaagtatacttaaagtttattttattttatttaaaaatgatccccattagctgataccaatggcaccagctagtcttcctggggtctgaaatcaagtacattaaatttatcacatacatactatttatacaacatcatatttgtgttacactaataacattaacattttcCAAACctatatacatttctttatatcttccacaaccatttagtcaagtatagttcaagtatactttatttaataactatactaatatcaatgtattagtagtatacttgtaagtgtactattTCAATAcatcttgggactaaattgtcccactttagtttataaaagtatacttttaagtatactttaaatgtaagagaaGTAAACTTTGAGTGCACAACTAGTTTAcctccaagttgtattttgtactgcaactataatatgaactgtACTACAATACTTGTGATTATGGGATGTAAATACAGCCTTTAGTGTGTCTAACTTACCTTGTTcgctctccttcctcctcctcctcctcctcttctgataatacttacatatttttacttaatgctttgaatacaggacttttacttgtagtggagtattttcacagtgtggtatgagtactttttactgcagtaaaggatctgaatacttctcccACAACTGATGATCTGTAGTGAGTTTTAAAGCTGCTTGCTGAGCACTAGGTGGCGCTCTGTAGTTACAGAAACAAGGAAAAAGGTGAGTTTCTACAGAATACAACAGAGTTGTGAAAACATAAAATTCTGGTTTTCTAATGTTGACATCACATAAcaattaacaataaaaataaaaataaaaacaacaataataataaatgaatggatTCATTATAACTGAttgttttcctttatttgttaattatttaattgtatttattaattttcatatATTTCTATTGAAttgcacaaataaatacacaatctTTAACCCAGGTGGATTTGTTGCAAGAGAtagaataaaaactaaaaaaatatttcaataacCACAACTTGggagaaataaagaataataaataaatataaatgtaaataaatgtttaaaataaatgtaaaactatataaattaatgtatttatttatcattatttagcTTATTCTGAATATATTTTCTAGTTTAAAATGACTAAGTTTTCTGCTCATGTTGTATTTGAGCATATGAGATGAACCTCTGTGATTAATgataatttaatgttttaattttcctGTGTTACAGAATTTATTCAGAAACTTTAAAGACGTGAAAagttatttctttgtttgtttcagcTTTATTCTG
This window contains:
- the marveld2a gene encoding MARVEL domain-containing protein 2 isoform X2, producing MEDGGITSSLMRAFSLVTSGTITILMSNGGGFYGRTERVRQSPYYDQVPPGSLPRADSFDLPPLRDQRAVRLAQSADPLPPPPLPVQPAVGPEFEPSGSEGNADPDHDPALDIKPVHRFIPDSWKDFFRGSNRSSNQAWSMPASSCNNNNSTSEGVRCSPPTSPSVPGSYRDPYGGSGGSYNSHKELLEPQDGPESVSGRTYRTGLTYSERVEEYHQRYDYMKSWAGLLRILGCVELLLGAAVFACVCAYIHKDNEWFNMFGYSSPGGGYAGGGYAGGAYGGVTGGSYYSGPKTPFVLVVAGLAWVVTVIMLVLGMTMYYRTILLDSNWWPLTEFTLNLALAVLYMAAGIVYVRDTTRGGLCSYPVFNNGINGAFCRTEAGQTAAIIFLFVTLVVYLIGAIVCLKLWRHEAARRYQEKYGHEMHPSDMRAAQSLMAPVSAPAPRAPVQVQDSSVVPIQATPKAVRPHILQGTIPSGHIPKPVIVPDYIGKYPTIRSDEERDQYRAVFNDQYAEYKELHSEVQATAKKFDEMDAMMRSLPQNPTSQMEFDRIHRILEDYQRKKNDPTFLEKKERCEYLKSKLSHIKQKIQEYDKVMEWNDGFS
- the marveld2a gene encoding MARVEL domain-containing protein 2 isoform X1; translated protein: MSNGGGFYGRTERVRQSPYYDQVPPGSLPRADSFDLPPLRDQRAVRLAQSADPLPPPPLPVQPAVGPEFEPSGSEGNADPDHDPALDIKPVHRFIPDSWKDFFRGSNRSSNQAWSMPASSCNNNNSTSEGVRCSPPTSPSVPGSYRDPYGGSGGSYNSHKELLEPQDGPESVSGRTYRTGLTYSERVEEYHQRYDYMKSWAGLLRILGCVELLLGAAVFACVCAYIHKDNEWFNMFGYSSPGGGYAGGGYAGGAYGGVTGGSYYSGPKTPFVLVVAGLAWVVTVIMLVLGMTMYYRTILLDSNWWPLTEFTLNLALAVLYMAAGIVYVRDTTRGGLCSYPVFNNGINGAFCRTEAGQTAAIIFLFVTLVVYLIGAIVCLKLWRHEAARRYQEKYGHEMHPSDMRAAQSLMAPVSAPAPRAPVQVQDSSVVPIQATPKAVRPHILQGTIPSGHIPKPVIVPDYIGKYPTIRSDEERDQYRAVFNDQYAEYKELHSEVQATAKKFDEMDAMMRSLPQNPTSQMEFDRIHRILEDYQRKKNDPTFLEKKERCEYLKSKLSHIKQKIQEYDKVMEWNDGFS